In one Pungitius pungitius chromosome 13, fPunPun2.1, whole genome shotgun sequence genomic region, the following are encoded:
- the tial1 gene encoding nucleolysin TIAR isoform X1, translating to MDDESYPKTLYVGNLSRDVTEILILQLFTQIGPCKSCKMITEHTSNDPYCFVEFFEHRDAAAALAAMNGRKILGKEVKVNWATTPSSQKKDTSNHFHVFVGDLSPEITTEDVKAAFAPFGKISDARVVKDLTTGKSKGYGFVSFYNKLDAENSIINMGGQWLGGRQIRTNWATRKPPAPKSVQDNGSKQLRFDDVLTQSSPQNCTVYCGGIQSGLSEHLMRQTFSPFGQIMEIRVFPEKGYSFIRFSSHDSAAHAIVSVNGTAIEGHIVKCFWGKESPDIAKTPPQVEYGQWGQWNQVYGNHQQQQHQQQQQQQQQQQQQQQQQQQQQQQQQYGQYVANGWQVPSYSMYGQTWNQQGFGVEQSQSPNWVEGFGSQSGQAAASPGQVMSNLANFSMAGYQTQ from the exons ATGGACGACGAAAGCTACCCAAAGACCCT GTACGTGGGAAACCTCTCCAGGGATGTAACAGAGATATTGATTCTGCAACTCTTCACCCAGATTGGGCCTTGCAAAAGTTGTAAAATGATCACAGAG CATACAAGCAATGATCCCTACTGCTTTGTGGAGTTCTTTGAACACAGggatgctgctgcagctctcgcTGCCATGAACGGGAGGAAGATATTAGGAAAG GAGGTCAAAGTGAACTGGGCCACCACTCCAAGTAGCCAAAAGAAAGACACTTCCA ATCACTTCCATGTTTTCGTGGGAGATCTGAGCCCCGAGATCACCACTGAGGATGTCAAAGCCGCATTTGCACCTTTCGGGAAAATCTC TGACGCCCGTGTTGTGAAGGACTTGACGACAGGCAAATCAAAGGGGTATGGATTTGTGTCCTTCTACAACAAACTG GATGCAGAGAATTCCATCATCAATATGGGGGGCCAGTGGCTTGGAGGACGCCAAATCAGGACCAACTGGGCAACACGTAAACCACCAGCTCCAAAGAGTGTCCAGGACA acgGCTCAAAGCAGCTGAGGTTCGATGACGTTCTGACTCAGTCCAGTCCACAGAACTGTACTGTGTACTGCGGAGGGATCCAGTCAGGATTATCAG aACACCTAATGCGCCAGACCTTCTCCCCTTTTGGCCAAATAATGGAAATCCGGGTTTTCCCTGAGAAAGGATACTCTTTCATCAG gttttCCTCTCATGACAGTGCTGCCCATGCCATTGTTTCTGTAAATGGCACAGCCATCGAAGGACACATAGTGAAGTGCTTCTGGGGCAAAGAATCTCCTGACATAGCCAAAACTCCACCGCAG GTTGAGTACGGTCAGTGGGGGCAGTGGAATCAGGTCTATGGGAATCAtcagcaacagcagcaccaacaacaacaacaacaacaacaacaacagcagcagcagcagcagcaacaacaacaacaacaacagcagcagcagtatgGGCAGTATGTGGCGAATGGGTGGCAAGTTCCCTCCTACAGCATGTACGGACAGACGTGGAACCAGCAAGGATTTGGAGTAGA GCAGTCCCAGTCCCCAAACTGGGTGGAAGGCTTTGGATCTCAGTCGGGCCAGGCTGCAGCCTCACCCGGTCAGGTTATGTCCAACCTGGCCAACTTTAGCATGGCTGGCTACCAAACACAGTGA
- the tial1 gene encoding nucleolysin TIAR isoform X2, with protein sequence MDDESYPKTLYVGNLSRDVTEILILQLFTQIGPCKSCKMITEHTSNDPYCFVEFFEHRDAAAALAAMNGRKILGKEVKVNWATTPSSQKKDTSNHFHVFVGDLSPEITTEDVKAAFAPFGKISDARVVKDLTTGKSKGYGFVSFYNKLVRLQCKNTD encoded by the exons ATGGACGACGAAAGCTACCCAAAGACCCT GTACGTGGGAAACCTCTCCAGGGATGTAACAGAGATATTGATTCTGCAACTCTTCACCCAGATTGGGCCTTGCAAAAGTTGTAAAATGATCACAGAG CATACAAGCAATGATCCCTACTGCTTTGTGGAGTTCTTTGAACACAGggatgctgctgcagctctcgcTGCCATGAACGGGAGGAAGATATTAGGAAAG GAGGTCAAAGTGAACTGGGCCACCACTCCAAGTAGCCAAAAGAAAGACACTTCCA ATCACTTCCATGTTTTCGTGGGAGATCTGAGCCCCGAGATCACCACTGAGGATGTCAAAGCCGCATTTGCACCTTTCGGGAAAATCTC TGACGCCCGTGTTGTGAAGGACTTGACGACAGGCAAATCAAAGGGGTATGGATTTGTGTCCTTCTACAACAAACTGGTAAGGCTCCAGTGCAAGAACACAGACTGA
- the pkd2l1 gene encoding polycystin-2-like protein 1 isoform X2 has product MKRLDNRAESHLAPQVEFDTMGNAAWVNQGYCESPPTLPRGISTIYNSQPHFQGSTDSMYKLDTAGAFLEEPPSADRSLMKKQRGCCSFIKGFWGTTLTENTSNNRELFVRTTLRELVVYLVFLVDICLLTYGMTSSSTYYYTKAMTDLFVNTGGESGVNFQSIGSMADFWTYTQGPLLDGLYWTKWYNNKSLNRGEQSFIYYENMLLGVPRMRQIKIVNNSCKVPKDFEDDITGCFDVYNEKKEDDHSFGVINGTAWTYHTEKEVKGSSHWGLLTTYSGAGYYQDLSRTKEESAIILGELVDNLWLDRGTRAAFIDFSAYNANINMFCVIRLVVEFPATGGAISSYQIRTVKLIRYINHWDYFVLGCEVVFCIFILYYVVEEILELRIHRCSYFNSIWNILDIVVIMLAIVAIVFNIFRTIKVDNLLGKLLEQPGIYADFEFLAFWQTQYNNMNAVNLFFAWIKVFKYISFNKTMTQLSSTLGRCAKDILGFAIMFFIVFFAYAQLGYLLFGTEVESFSTFVKCIFTQFRIILGDFDYDAIDRANRVLGPIYFVTYVFFVFFVLLNMFLAIINDTYSEVKEELSSQKDELQITDIIKQSYMKTFTKLKLKKEKISDVQKALQSGSGEIEFKDFRETLKEMGHSEQEISAAFSRFDHDGNQILDKGEQERMKIELEEKRDALCTELNHLGRHYGKDLTSNQQKQSSHAFVDQEQFLRLARQVFQLDSSVTGIRSSIEFIMEKLGLQEKGKETAKKFTVTDNDRDNTA; this is encoded by the exons ATGAAGCGCCTGGACAACCGGGCCGAGAGCCACCTGGCCCCGCAGGTGGAGTTCGACACCATGGGCAACGCAGCTTGGGTGAACCAAGGCTACTGCGAGTCCCCTCCGACTTTGCCCCGAGGGATCAGCACCATCTACAACTCCCAGCCCCACTTCCAGGGCTCCACGGACAGCATGTACAAGCTGGACACGGCCGGTGCATTCCTGGAGGAGCCACCATCAGCTGACCGCAGCCTGATGAAGAAACAACGGGGCTGCTGCTCTTTCATCAAAG GCTTCTGGGGAACAACTCTGACTGAAAACACTTCAAACAACAGAGAATTGTTTGTCCGAACCACTCTGCGTGAGTTGGTGGTCTATCTGGTGTTCCTGGTGGATATATGCCTCT TGACATACGGTATGACTAGCTCCAGCACCTATTACTACACTAAAGCCATGACGGACCTGTTTGTGAACACGGGCGGTGAAAGTGGGGTTAACTTTCAGTCCATTGGCTCCATGGCCGACTTCTGGACT TATACTCAGGGCCCATTGCTGGACGGCCTCTACTGGACTAAATGGTACAATAACAAGTCCCTGAACAGAGGAGAACAGTCCTTTATCTACTATGAGAACATGCTGTTGGGAGTGCCCAGAATGAGGCAGATCAAGATCGTGAACAACTCCTGCAAGGTTCCCAAGGACTTTGAAGATGACATCACAGGCTGCTTCGATGTTTACAACGAGAAGAAGGAGGATGACCATAGCTTCGGTGTGATCAACGGCACCGC CTGGACTTACCACACAGAGAAAGAAGTCAAAGGTTCCTCTCACTGGGGCCTGCTGACCACGTACAGCGGAGCGGGATACTACCAAGACCTGAGTCGCACCAAAGAGGAGAGCGCCATCATACTGGGGGAACTGGTGGACAACCTGTGGCTCGACCGAGGAACCAGAGCAGCCTTCATTGACTTCTCTGCGTACAACGCAAACATCAACATGTTCTGTGTCATCAG GTTGGTGGTTGAATTCCCGGCAACTGGTGGAGCGATCTCTTCCTACCAGATAAGAACCGTCAAACTGATTCGCTACATCAACCACTGGGATTACTTTGTCCTCGGCTGCGAGGtggttttctgtattttcatccTCTACTACGTTGTGGAGGAGATCCTTGAGCTACGAATACACAGGTGCTCTTATTTCAATAGCATCTGGAACATACTGGATATTGTTGTCATAATG CTTGCCATCGTTGCTATTGTCTTCAATATTTTTCGAACCATCAAAGTGGATAACTTACTTGGCAAACTCCTGGAACAACCTGGTATCTATGCTGATTTTGAGTTTCTGGCCTTCTGGCAAACGCAGTACAACAACATGAATGCAGTCAACTTGTTCTTTGCCTGGATCAAG GTTTTCAAGTACATCAGTTTTAACAAGACCATGACTCAGCTATCCTCCACACTGGGTCGATGTGCCAAGGATATCCTGGGCTTCGCCATTATGTTCTTCATAGTGTTCTTCGCCTACGCTCAGCTTGGATATTTGCTCTTCGGGACGGAAGTTGAATCTTTCAGCACCTTTGTCAAGTGCAT CTTCACACAGTTCAGGATTATTCTCGGAGACTTTGATTATGATGCCATTGACAGGGCTAACAGAGTACTTGGGCCAATCTACTTTGTTACCTAtgtgttctttgttttctttgttttactg AACATGTTTCTGGCCATCATAAATGACACATACTCTGAAGTTAAGGAGGAGCTTTCTAGCCAAAAAGATGAGCTACAGATCACTGACATCATCAAACAG AGCTACATGAAGACTTTTACGAAGTTGAAacttaaaaaggagaaaatatcaGATGTTCAAAAGGCACTACAATCTGGATCTGGAGAAATCGAATTCAAGGACTTCAGAGAAACTCTGAAAGA GATGGGACATTCTGAGCAGGAAATCTCTGCAGCCTTTTCTCGGTTTGACCATGATGGGAACCAGATTCTAGACAAAGGCGAACAAGAGAGGATGAAAATTGAGCTGGAGGAAAAGAGG GATGCTCTTTGCACTGAGCTCAACCATCTTGGAAGGCATTATGGGAAAGATTTAACGTCCAATCAGCAGAAGCAATCCAGTCATGCGTTTGTGGATCAGGAACAGTTTCTAAG ACTGGCCAGACAGGTTTTCCAGCTCGACAGCTCGGTGACAGGCATCCGATCCAGCATCGAGTTCATTATGGAGAAACTGGGGTTacaagagaaaggaaaggaaacagcaaaGAAATTCACTGTGACCGACAACGAT AGGGACAATACTGCCTGA
- the pkd2l1 gene encoding polycystin-2-like protein 1 isoform X1 has product MKRLDNRAESHLAPQVEFDTMGNAAWVNQGYCESPPTLPRGISTIYNSQPHFQGSTDSMYKLDTAGAFLEEPPSADRSLMKKQRGCCSFIKGFWGTTLTENTSNNRELFVRTTLRELVVYLVFLVDICLLTYGMTSSSTYYYTKAMTDLFVNTGGESGVNFQSIGSMADFWTYTQGPLLDGLYWTKWYNNKSLNRGEQSFIYYENMLLGVPRMRQIKIVNNSCKVPKDFEDDITGCFDVYNEKKEDDHSFGVINGTAWTYHTEKEVKGSSHWGLLTTYSGAGYYQDLSRTKEESAIILGELVDNLWLDRGTRAAFIDFSAYNANINMFCVIRLVVEFPATGGAISSYQIRTVKLIRYINHWDYFVLGCEVVFCIFILYYVVEEILELRIHRCSYFNSIWNILDIVVIMLAIVAIVFNIFRTIKVDNLLGKLLEQPGIYADFEFLAFWQTQYNNMNAVNLFFAWIKVFKYISFNKTMTQLSSTLGRCAKDILGFAIMFFIVFFAYAQLGYLLFGTEVESFSTFVKCIFTQFRIILGDFDYDAIDRANRVLGPIYFVTYVFFVFFVLLNMFLAIINDTYSEVKEELSSQKDELQITDIIKQSYMKTFTKLKLKKEKISDVQKALQSGSGEIEFKDFRETLKEMGHSEQEISAAFSRFDHDGNQILDKGEQERMKIELEEKRDALCTELNHLGRHYGKDLTSNQQKQSSHAFVDQEQFLRLARQVFQLDSSVTGIRSSIEFIMEKLGLQEKGKETAKKFTVTDNDVSLEIPNDHKP; this is encoded by the exons ATGAAGCGCCTGGACAACCGGGCCGAGAGCCACCTGGCCCCGCAGGTGGAGTTCGACACCATGGGCAACGCAGCTTGGGTGAACCAAGGCTACTGCGAGTCCCCTCCGACTTTGCCCCGAGGGATCAGCACCATCTACAACTCCCAGCCCCACTTCCAGGGCTCCACGGACAGCATGTACAAGCTGGACACGGCCGGTGCATTCCTGGAGGAGCCACCATCAGCTGACCGCAGCCTGATGAAGAAACAACGGGGCTGCTGCTCTTTCATCAAAG GCTTCTGGGGAACAACTCTGACTGAAAACACTTCAAACAACAGAGAATTGTTTGTCCGAACCACTCTGCGTGAGTTGGTGGTCTATCTGGTGTTCCTGGTGGATATATGCCTCT TGACATACGGTATGACTAGCTCCAGCACCTATTACTACACTAAAGCCATGACGGACCTGTTTGTGAACACGGGCGGTGAAAGTGGGGTTAACTTTCAGTCCATTGGCTCCATGGCCGACTTCTGGACT TATACTCAGGGCCCATTGCTGGACGGCCTCTACTGGACTAAATGGTACAATAACAAGTCCCTGAACAGAGGAGAACAGTCCTTTATCTACTATGAGAACATGCTGTTGGGAGTGCCCAGAATGAGGCAGATCAAGATCGTGAACAACTCCTGCAAGGTTCCCAAGGACTTTGAAGATGACATCACAGGCTGCTTCGATGTTTACAACGAGAAGAAGGAGGATGACCATAGCTTCGGTGTGATCAACGGCACCGC CTGGACTTACCACACAGAGAAAGAAGTCAAAGGTTCCTCTCACTGGGGCCTGCTGACCACGTACAGCGGAGCGGGATACTACCAAGACCTGAGTCGCACCAAAGAGGAGAGCGCCATCATACTGGGGGAACTGGTGGACAACCTGTGGCTCGACCGAGGAACCAGAGCAGCCTTCATTGACTTCTCTGCGTACAACGCAAACATCAACATGTTCTGTGTCATCAG GTTGGTGGTTGAATTCCCGGCAACTGGTGGAGCGATCTCTTCCTACCAGATAAGAACCGTCAAACTGATTCGCTACATCAACCACTGGGATTACTTTGTCCTCGGCTGCGAGGtggttttctgtattttcatccTCTACTACGTTGTGGAGGAGATCCTTGAGCTACGAATACACAGGTGCTCTTATTTCAATAGCATCTGGAACATACTGGATATTGTTGTCATAATG CTTGCCATCGTTGCTATTGTCTTCAATATTTTTCGAACCATCAAAGTGGATAACTTACTTGGCAAACTCCTGGAACAACCTGGTATCTATGCTGATTTTGAGTTTCTGGCCTTCTGGCAAACGCAGTACAACAACATGAATGCAGTCAACTTGTTCTTTGCCTGGATCAAG GTTTTCAAGTACATCAGTTTTAACAAGACCATGACTCAGCTATCCTCCACACTGGGTCGATGTGCCAAGGATATCCTGGGCTTCGCCATTATGTTCTTCATAGTGTTCTTCGCCTACGCTCAGCTTGGATATTTGCTCTTCGGGACGGAAGTTGAATCTTTCAGCACCTTTGTCAAGTGCAT CTTCACACAGTTCAGGATTATTCTCGGAGACTTTGATTATGATGCCATTGACAGGGCTAACAGAGTACTTGGGCCAATCTACTTTGTTACCTAtgtgttctttgttttctttgttttactg AACATGTTTCTGGCCATCATAAATGACACATACTCTGAAGTTAAGGAGGAGCTTTCTAGCCAAAAAGATGAGCTACAGATCACTGACATCATCAAACAG AGCTACATGAAGACTTTTACGAAGTTGAAacttaaaaaggagaaaatatcaGATGTTCAAAAGGCACTACAATCTGGATCTGGAGAAATCGAATTCAAGGACTTCAGAGAAACTCTGAAAGA GATGGGACATTCTGAGCAGGAAATCTCTGCAGCCTTTTCTCGGTTTGACCATGATGGGAACCAGATTCTAGACAAAGGCGAACAAGAGAGGATGAAAATTGAGCTGGAGGAAAAGAGG GATGCTCTTTGCACTGAGCTCAACCATCTTGGAAGGCATTATGGGAAAGATTTAACGTCCAATCAGCAGAAGCAATCCAGTCATGCGTTTGTGGATCAGGAACAGTTTCTAAG ACTGGCCAGACAGGTTTTCCAGCTCGACAGCTCGGTGACAGGCATCCGATCCAGCATCGAGTTCATTATGGAGAAACTGGGGTTacaagagaaaggaaaggaaacagcaaaGAAATTCACTGTGACCGACAACGATGTGAGTCTGGAAATACCCAACGACCATAAACCCTGA
- the atoh7 gene encoding transcription factor atoh7, whose translation MKSRRPSCTDSGSESSEADSQSPEKYETVTRRRSAANARERKRMQGLNTAFDCLRKVVPQWGQDKKLSKYETLQMALSYIMALNRILTEARRNNAPHRQWLDLQFDCVQPENYPCLMRYDSPPEQDFIHSSFSYQFDGHQVHT comes from the coding sequence ATGAAGTCCCGGCGACCCAGCTGCACCGACTCCGGGTCCGAGTCCTCGGAAGCAGACTCCCAGAGCCCAGAGAAGTACGAGACCGTCACGAGGCGACGCTCGGCGGCCAATGcccgagagaggaagaggatgcagGGTCTGAACACAGCCTTCGATTGCTTACGTAAAGTGGTCCCCCAGTGGGGCCAGGACAAAAAACTGTCCAAGTATGAAACCCTGCAAATGGCCCTCAGCTACATCATGGCCCTCAACCGGATCCTGACAGAAGCCAGGAGAAACAACGCTCCTCACAGGCAGTGGCTGGACCTGCAGTTTgactgcgtgcagcccgaaAACTACCCCTGCCTCATGAGGTACGACTCTCCCCCCGAACAGGACTTCATCCACTCGTCCTTCTCGTATCAGTTCGATGGCCACCAGGTCCACACATAA